The genomic DNA CTGGGTGTCGCCTTACCGTTCCACGCGCGACAGATTTCTGATGACCATCCCAGCACAGTCGATGTTTCGTTGCCTTTGTAGACCCGAGCGtccgaggagcagcagcggtggAGCGCGAAATGGCGTTGGACGCTGTCGCGCAGGGCATGAACAGCACTGTACCATCGCCtgctgaagaggaagcatTCTACAACAAGCTGCTCGGCCTTGCTGGCACTGTGGTATCAGGCAAGCATGCGCACTTCAAGCTCCCGCCGGCTGCCGTTGAGCAGATCAAAGCCAGCCTCGCGTCGCTGCACGCGCCAGCTCCCGGCGCACAGCACATAGCAGCAGAGAGCAGTCTTGCCAATGGCATAGCATACAGTGCGAATGCATCGACCACTAACACACAGCAATACTCGACGCCTGCAGCACCTTCTCTGCCCGGTTTGCCCGGACTGCACGCATCGCATACGCCCTTCGTAAATGGCGCGCCGCCATCGCTCACCAAAGCCACCTCCAGCGGCCTAGATCCCATCTTCTTGGAGAAGTCGGCGGTTTTGATAAAAGCTGAAAATCAGCATAAACGGCAGCACATCGAGCGTGATTTGCAAGCACAGGTTGCGCAGGGCAAGAGACCAGGTCGAGACGAAGGCGCGGAAGCGCCATCGCTTGACATGGGCTCCATacttgccgctgccgctgctcgtGAGCCTCACGTGTCCGGATTGAAATATTCTGGCAGGGTGGGCAGCGAGGCGAGCTCGTTTGACACGAACGACTACTACTCGAGCCAGGTCGAAAGTGACTGGTCCTCGCCTCAAAGCGCAAGTAAAGGTTCTGACCGCGCAGCAGGTGCCCTCCCAGCAGACCTCGAGAGCCTCGAAGGACCTCATGCGCAGTCTTCTTATGCTCAGACTTCTGTCTCGGGTAAGCAACCTGCTGGCGCTCGTGATGACCCAACCACCATCAATGCGTATTCTGCCCAGCTGAGGACTGCATACGAGATagtggacgatgatgaagatgaagagtaTACACCACCTGATGTCCCTGCCTTTGCCGGTCTAGACGAAGACGGAGGAATGGAAGAAGGCCAAATTGGAtcagatgatgacgacgactaTGAGCCGGGAGAAGTCACCGTGGACAACAATGTGCCAACGCCACCCCAACCGTCACGACAGGTACAGCAATACTCTCCCAAGGTCATTCGTAACCATCTCACTCACATCGCCGCCCCGCAGCCTAATAGAGTCTCCCCGCTGGCCGTGGCCAAAGGACCCAACCTTGGAGGTGAATTGGAACTGGTCAATGGCCGCCCCGAGGTCGTCAATCACAAGGCCAATAATCGCCACAACCCCAACGTCTCGCGCGCAAGTACTGTTTCGCCGCAGAACGGTGTCGGTGTGAACAATAAAAAACGCCGGAACAAGAAGCGGAAGCGAGACTTGGAGCAGAACCAGCCCACTGGCGGGCgtgccaagaagaagcgtgaTAGAAACGCTGCGCCCCAGTCTCCTGCATATCGAGAGACTCGCATCAAGGACGAGCCTGTGTCTCCGCCGCCATTTGCCAGTGTCCCAGACGTGCAGCCATATGGCCAGTATGCACAACGACCGGCACATTATAGACCCGCTGAAGTCGATCTCGTGTCTCCACGGCACATACCGCTCCCGCCTTCATCATATGTGCCTGACCCTCGATCATCAGGTCTGCGGTACGAGTATGCCCAACCGGCGTCGCCTGCAGTCGTGAGAGTAGCATCTCCTGCTGCGCTCCGACCAGTACAGAGGGACAATCAGGATCTTCGAAGGGTCGCTAGCATTCATTATGCACAACGACCGCCATCCCCAACACAGAGAGCATATTCACCAGCACCGCAGCGTACCGTTTCCATGAACTATGGCGACCCGCGGATGCCCCAAGCACCTGTTGAGGTCCGATACCATGATGCACCTCGTGCAGATTACCACGACCCCTACAATGTGCGCCCTCAAAGCCCGGCGGTCATTCCAGCTCCGCCGCCAACGAGGATTGTGGTTGACCAATATGGCAACCAGTACTACGCAGCCGAGGCGGAGCCAGCgccagcaccaccgccaccggcGTACAGAGCGTCAGTGGCTCCAACAGACAGGCGACCGGTGCCTACGGACATTGGCTACGAACGAGCGCCAAGTCGTGCTGCGGCATCTTATGCTCAGCCTGCCTATGAAAGAGTCGACGCAAGCATGGCACCTCCACCAAAGCGACGAGCTGCGGAAGAGCCGGCTGTGCAGTACGTGGATGCTAATGGGTATCCTGTGCCTGCGCCCCAGTACCACAGACCAGAAGTGCGGTACATGGAGGCGCCCACTTCCCCTGTATATCAGCAGCCGCCGCAACCTCGATATGATATGgcgcctccgccacctcgTCCTGCGCGTGAGCAGACTTCACCTGTGTATGCTGAGCCGACATCGCCAGGGTATCCATCGACAAGGAGTTACAGTGTACGACCAGAAGCACCCGCTGCGCCGCAATATGCCCGTCACGCCAGCGTGGCACCACAGCAATATGCTCGCCAGGCCAGTGTTGCTCCACAGCAATTCGCCAGGCCCGACGCACCGCCTGCCCCACCAGCACGAGCGATGAGTGTCATGCCTGGGTACGAACAGCCCCGTGCGTACGCGCAAGCACCGCAACCTGTAAGATACGTTGATCAGTATGGCCGAGAGATTGTCTATCAGACGGATCCTAGACCGCCCGCGCCGCCGGAGTACAGATACCAATAGGAGGGTATAGGATGGGTGATTGGAGACAATTGCAAGACCGCACGCTTCTTGGCAGTCTATTGATGTTTGCATACTGGGGGACATTGTATTGAGATCATGTTCAAAAAAGCGAAGCATTGCATATTGCACAGCATAAAGTTTGGAGAGGGAATTGTACGAGCAAATGGGCATGTGTAAACAGGCACAGACACGAATCCGCGAAATTCCGGATGCCGTGTACTATCACTTTGTAATTCGGCACGCAGCAATGAAGCAGTCTTGGTACTGCACACTGGTCGTGGTTCCACAGATGATGAACATGTTCGCTAATGTGCCTTGGAGGCGGCGCCGACTCCGATGCGATAGACTTCGGCTATTCGTGTACGATCTGCCGCCAGTGGGTTGGCAGAGAGAAATAATGATGTCTGTTGCCATGCTGGCGCCCGCATCGCCTGCAGCTCGTGGTCAATCTAGACTTTGATTTCTACGTTTCTTGTCAGGAAGCGTGTAATGAACATGTGACTGGGATCATGGTCTGTACCATGTTCTAGACTGGGTCTTGGGCCTCTTCAGGACAGTGCGCACGAGAGCGGATTGCTGGCTGGAGATCAACTACTCCACAGGTTCCAACAGCTGCGAGCTGGACTCGACAACGATTCCGCTCGTGCTCCCACGGTTGTGTGATTGCTTAGCCAAACTGACAATGCATGCCAATGTTGTTCGCCCTGTCTCTTCATCTACGGGGCGCATGCACAGTGCAAGGATTTGGCTCTAGATAATTGCTTGGGTCGCGGCTTCACGCCTCAATCACGTGTGGATTACCGTGCCCGGACTTCCATCTCAGTCTCAGACTTCGAGCTTTCACAACACCACCCCACGACCACCACACCACACCGCCCATTCTCCCGATACCCCTTTGCAATGTCTGCTCGCTCTTGATCGGGTGCAGTAGCGTTGCGTGTTGTGCTTTTTCTGCCCCCAGTCCTCCCTTCACTTCTGCCTCGCCGGTTCCTCCCTCAGCGCGTACCCCCGGGGCTTATATTGTGTACCTGCGCCTGTTTCGACCAGCCTCTCCGACCGACATTCGTTCCTCCGCCCGCCGCTCGACGCGGTGTATGCACGTAGAACATGCATAAGATCTCCAACTTCGTGAGCACCGGCCATGCTCGCAGCGGCTTTCCTGGGATGGGCTTCACGAGAGGGCAGCCTCAGCacccgcaacagcagcatcaacatgTCTCGCAGGAACACATGCTGAACATGGGCAAGCGGACGATGCCCGGTATGTCCGCGAGCCCAGGTCCTGGAATGCCGGGCCACCTCGTGAGCCTCTCCTTCAACGTGCCTTTCAACGCGAACCTGCCGGGGCCCGACAAGGACGACGTCCTATACAGCAGTACAGGTGCTTTTCAGAGATGGACACATCCGGACGGTGCGGCGGGAGACGTGCCCAACCACGCCCTGCCGGTCCACACGCGTAACGTGGAAACTCTGCGCAGCTTGTGTAAGCAGATAAGCGAGGGGAGCGGCGAGCGACTACATGCCACGGTCACGTCCTCCAAACCCAAGCCGATTCCAGGTATGCAGCGGGGTCCGCTCTCGGCTCTGGTCACGAATGTGTGCATTTCCGGTGAGGCTGAGGTCGTGCACAAGATGCGGGCGAAGATCTTGAACGAGACACCCATCACACTGGTGAGTATGGAACTACTTTGCACGGGCGAGTGGTGTGGCTGACAGGAAGATAGCGATGTGAGACTGTCGATATTGACCGCGAGATCGTGTTTCCTAAGGGACAGGAAGGAGCCCGAGCAGATATCCTGGAGCACATGGACCAGATTGCCGATCAGACGAAAGCAGACATTTTCCTCCTCGAGTCCAAGTCAAAGCGCAAGGACTCGGACTCGATCAGCTTTACTGGCAACATGGAGAAAAGCATGGACAACAGGCTGCGGATACAAATATATGGCGACAGCGAGAGCTCAGAGAATGCAAAGACGAGGCTGTTGATCATGATTGATCAGATGCTCCAGCGTCTAGTAGACGTCTTCCGGGTGGAATTGTCTCTTCACAACCTGATCTCAGGCCGGCAGAGGAGAAACATCAAACTGATCGAATCAGCTACGGGCGCTGCGATCTACTTCCCGCCGATGTTCCCAGCAGTGTTCGGCTACACGCCGCCAGGTTCCATCCCACTTCGCACCCGGGACGATATCATCATCACCGGCGATAGCATGGACAACATCTTGCAAGCTAAAAAGAGACTGAATGACTTGGTGCAGGGCACGAAGACCTTCGTGAAAGACGTACAGATCACAACGAGCAAGGTGGACAGCATTCTCCTGGAGCGTTTGGACAAGATCAGGAAGATCATCGAAGCGAACGGATCCTACGTTCTGCTGCCACCGCTTGGGAGCAGTAGCGGTCTTCTTCGCGTGCAGGCCACGGACATTTTGAATGTGGAGCGCACCGTCCGCGAGATTATGGGCCTGGCTGGACAGTTCTACAGTGCTTCATGGTGGGTCACACACCCGGATCCTTCCCAGCGTCAGCCGACGCCCTCGGACGTGCGATCCATGCTCCCGGATATCTGCATCAACAGCGGTGCCGAAATCAccttcgagaagctcaactTCCACATCAATGGCAGCGATGACTCTGTCAAGGCCGCCATGTCCATTATCAATGTCCTGCCATTTGTCAAGAAGGCTCAATCGACTCTGCGAGTCAAAGTAGAGCTTGCCAACGAGCACAAGGAGTTCGTCAGCGGCAAGAAGAATGGTAAGATCAACAAGATCATGAGCCAAAGCAATGTTCAGATTGTCTTCGATGGCTTCAACGAGTACAACTTCTACATCGACGTCCGCGGAGCACAGTACGAAGCGACGAAGAATGGGTTGGACCTCGTTGAGCTGGAGATGCCGGCTTCGATCTCATTCCATGTTCCAGACCAGTACCACAAGCGCATCATTGGCATTGGTGGTCAGCACATCCAGCGCATCATGAAGAAGTATTCTGTCTTCGTCAAGTTCTCGAATGCCATGGATCGTGGAGGCATCGGcaaggatgatgacgatatCAAGGTCGACAATGTCATCTGCAGAACCCCTGCACGCAATGCTGACAATCTGGAACTCGTCAAGCAAGAGATCATGGATATGGTGGAGAAGGTTGATGCAGAGTTTGTGTCTGAACAGGTTCCTGTGGACCGCCTCTATCACCGCGAGCTTGTCGCTCGGATGCAGGAGATTGAGGAGCTTGAGAAGAAGTGGAACTGCAAGATCACCTTTCCAGGCACTGAAGCTGCTAGCGACATTATCACAGTCAGTGGTCCTGAGTGGCAGGTCCCACAAGCTGTTGATGAGTTCTTGGTAAGAATCCAGTTCCTGTAGGTATGCACTGACAATGGCTAACCTTTCTTGCAGGGCATGGTGCCAGAGACTCATGAGATCGAGTTTCCGTCTTCCAAGGAGTTGCGTGACTTCCTGAGCTCGAACGAGTTCCGCAACGATACTgcgcagaagctgaaggacCAATACGTAGTAGAGGTTTCTGTCAACGAGCCGAAGAAAGGCAAAGAGGGCGACAAGGAGATCCTCTTCGAGCGCCTGGTACTCAACTACACGCGCAACAATGCCGGCGGACTCAAGGATGCCATTGACTTCCTCTTGCTCCCACTCATTGGTCGCGGTCTTGATCAAAAGGCCGTGAAGGGCGCGATCCCACGACCTAAGTCGGACTCTTTTGAAGACAATATGCCATATTTCGAGTCTAAGCTGCTGCAACGTGCTGAGCCCTCGGTCCAGGACTCCCCCACCCGGAGCACATTTGGTGAAGAGGGTGGGTCGCGCTCCATTTTTGACAAGCTCAGGAAGCCAAGCAGCATGGCATCTTTCACCTCTTTCATGGATCGTCGGAGAAAGACTGGGTCCAACTCTCCGGCCTCCATGTTCCTCCAAGGCTCCGGAAATGCATCCAAGGCTTCACTCGTCAGCATGGAATCCCGCGAATCTGGCTACCGCAACCCTTGGAACGATTCTGGCATCGACCTCGATCACGATCAACAGAATGGACACGCCCACGCTAACAGCTGGGGCTCTATTGGCGGCTCCTCTCGCCCCAATACCTCTTCGAACTCACTTTCTGGTGCATTTGAGACGAAGTTTCCTTTTGGCGTTAATGGTAACGCTTCAACGAGTTCACTTAACACACCCATGATACCCGGCCTCGGAGTGGTGCCCAGCTCTAGTGCCGTCGGTGCGCACGAGACCAAGTCTGCCAGTAACGGCGACGTGACACCCAAGTACGATGCTCAAGCCGATGGCTCGGCCTTGAGTAGCGGGAAGGGTCCCTCAACGTTGTCCGATGCTCCGCAACCACCGATCTCGCGCCCGGCGTCGACCAGTGCTGGTGCTACAAAGACCGCCACCGCGAGTACCACCCCTTCTGGATACCCGGCCCCTATCGGGCCTCCGCGATGAAATTCTTGCAAAGTTGTTGTTGAGAAAGCAATACACGAACTACTACTTACCACACTTGCTGTTTGGGGCGTTTTCTGCTGCTTTTTAACTTTTTGATATTGTTGTTTTTCTGTTTTTGCAACCAAATACCCATGTGCGACGTATACGGGAGAAAAGAAAAAAGCTATGCTTGATATGGAATGCTGTTGAAAGTATGTTGTGCAAGCGAGCGATATGATAAGGCGAAAGAAGAAATATGAAAGTCGGGTCGGGAATCTTTgtctgtgctgctgctgctgtcgtcgtcgtcgctatgATTGGCATGAAGGAGAAATTGCGAGGATATACCACTTTGCGTGTTGTTGTCTGATGGGTTT from Cercospora beticola chromosome 3, complete sequence includes the following:
- a CDS encoding uncharacterized protein (BUSCO:EOG09260R9L); the protein is MHKISNFVSTGHARSGFPGMGFTRGQPQHPQQQHQHVSQEHMLNMGKRTMPGMSASPGPGMPGHLVSLSFNVPFNANLPGPDKDDVLYSSTGAFQRWTHPDGAAGDVPNHALPVHTRNVETLRSLCKQISEGSGERLHATVTSSKPKPIPGMQRGPLSALVTNVCISGEAEVVHKMRAKILNETPITLRCETVDIDREIVFPKGQEGARADILEHMDQIADQTKADIFLLESKSKRKDSDSISFTGNMEKSMDNRLRIQIYGDSESSENAKTRLLIMIDQMLQRLVDVFRVELSLHNLISGRQRRNIKLIESATGAAIYFPPMFPAVFGYTPPGSIPLRTRDDIIITGDSMDNILQAKKRLNDLVQGTKTFVKDVQITTSKVDSILLERLDKIRKIIEANGSYVLLPPLGSSSGLLRVQATDILNVERTVREIMGLAGQFYSASWWVTHPDPSQRQPTPSDVRSMLPDICINSGAEITFEKLNFHINGSDDSVKAAMSIINVLPFVKKAQSTLRVKVELANEHKEFVSGKKNGKINKIMSQSNVQIVFDGFNEYNFYIDVRGAQYEATKNGLDLVELEMPASISFHVPDQYHKRIIGIGGQHIQRIMKKYSVFVKFSNAMDRGGIGKDDDDIKVDNVICRTPARNADNLELVKQEIMDMVEKVDAEFVSEQVPVDRLYHRELVARMQEIEELEKKWNCKITFPGTEAASDIITVSGPEWQVPQAVDEFLGMVPETHEIEFPSSKELRDFLSSNEFRNDTAQKLKDQYVVEVSVNEPKKGKEGDKEILFERLVLNYTRNNAGGLKDAIDFLLLPLIGRGLDQKAVKGAIPRPKSDSFEDNMPYFESKLLQRAEPSVQDSPTRSTFGEEGGSRSIFDKLRKPSSMASFTSFMDRRRKTGSNSPASMFLQGSGNASKASLVSMESRESGYRNPWNDSGIDLDHDQQNGHAHANSWGSIGGSSRPNTSSNSLSGAFETKFPFGVNGNASTSSLNTPMIPGLGVVPSSSAVGAHETKSASNGDVTPKYDAQADGSALSSGKGPSTLSDAPQPPISRPASTSAGATKTATASTTPSGYPAPIGPPR